The following are encoded in a window of Ignicoccus islandicus DSM 13165 genomic DNA:
- a CDS encoding bifunctional nuclease family protein, giving the protein MGREIKVVNVEALIKPLPPQIPTLVLYLEDGREFVLYNVPYEVVKSINKLQGVSIRERPRETIFDLFTYFKGIRDELEKIVEKVVIDEVDEYTGLYTAKLYINLKAMKMIIPMVPSHAIYIALVVEKPIYVDESLIKNKEDYEV; this is encoded by the coding sequence TTGGGACGTGAAATCAAAGTCGTGAATGTTGAAGCCTTGATAAAGCCGCTACCGCCGCAGATACCGACGCTAGTATTATACCTAGAGGACGGGAGGGAGTTCGTACTGTACAACGTCCCTTATGAAGTGGTTAAAAGCATCAACAAACTACAAGGCGTTAGTATAAGAGAGAGACCTAGGGAAACTATCTTCGACTTGTTTACCTACTTCAAAGGCATTAGAGACGAGCTCGAGAAAATAGTTGAGAAAGTCGTAATAGATGAGGTAGATGAATACACTGGCCTCTATACCGCTAAGCTTTACATAAACTTGAAAGCGATGAAGATGATCATACCGATGGTACCTAGTCATGCCATATACATAGCACTCGTAGTGGAGAAACCGATTTACGTCGATGAAAGTTTAATAAAGAATAAAGAAGACTACGAGGTTTAA
- a CDS encoding KH domain-containing protein, translating into MTVGTKFYLLIPPEKASKFLKDRSEINEIERLTRTKISIEEGGRVVIEPTEETTPIEIMKARDVISALSLGFELEDALSLLSDEMVMEVVDVRDYMLDHKNEKELRRILGRIIGKKGKAKRNLEKISGTKISISEGKVAIIGDYESVEAVKEAVMSLMEGLMHGTVYHKLEMKMRSIKSRHRLEYWKE; encoded by the coding sequence CGAAAAGGCCTCTAAGTTCCTCAAAGACAGATCCGAAATAAACGAAATAGAGAGGTTAACTAGAACCAAGATAAGTATCGAGGAAGGTGGGAGAGTAGTAATAGAACCAACAGAGGAAACGACTCCGATCGAAATAATGAAGGCGAGAGACGTAATATCTGCTCTCTCCTTAGGCTTCGAGTTAGAGGACGCCCTATCCTTATTGTCAGACGAAATGGTAATGGAAGTGGTTGACGTAAGGGATTATATGCTAGATCACAAGAATGAGAAAGAACTTAGGAGGATATTAGGTAGGATAATAGGAAAGAAGGGGAAAGCGAAGAGGAATCTAGAGAAAATAAGTGGAACTAAGATAAGCATCTCAGAAGGTAAAGTAGCAATAATAGGTGATTACGAAAGCGTAGAGGCAGTAAAGGAAGCAGTAATGAGTTTGATGGAGGGACTAATGCACGGGACCGTTTACCATAAGCTAGAGATGAAAATGAGGTCGATAAAGAGCAGGCATAGATTGGAATACTGGAAAGAGTAG
- a CDS encoding DUF99 family protein, protein MIPEWPKSLASFDDGKFTKELCPVVIVKTEGFPPDVIELAFLRLYKDPGDVTGLINPFLKNVDLILIDSITICGLGFVDPSNFPSKAVIVSKFVPNIRKAYEKAYELYGNDRFREVAEEYLKRVKCVKLKHGKICIAPYGLEFEYALKIVRKRTLVDPLPEEVRLSDSVASALGKWLNG, encoded by the coding sequence ATGATCCCAGAGTGGCCGAAATCGCTGGCCTCATTTGATGACGGTAAGTTCACTAAGGAACTATGTCCCGTAGTGATCGTTAAAACAGAGGGCTTCCCTCCAGACGTAATCGAATTGGCGTTCTTAAGGCTCTATAAAGATCCAGGAGACGTAACGGGATTGATTAACCCATTCTTGAAAAACGTTGACCTAATTCTCATTGATAGCATAACTATCTGCGGACTAGGGTTCGTGGATCCCTCTAACTTCCCTTCGAAAGCAGTAATCGTGAGCAAGTTCGTCCCAAATATAAGAAAGGCGTACGAAAAGGCGTATGAGTTATATGGAAACGATCGATTTCGCGAAGTTGCAGAAGAGTATCTAAAGAGGGTTAAATGCGTCAAATTAAAACATGGGAAGATCTGTATAGCTCCCTATGGCTTAGAATTCGAGTACGCATTGAAAATTGTTAGGAAGAGAACGTTGGTAGATCCGCTTCCTGAGGAGGTCAGACTCTCGGATTCAGTGGCCTCGGCCCTAGGGAAGTGGCTCAACGGTTAA
- the rpoA1 gene encoding DNA-directed RNA polymerase subunit A' encodes MVRKPAPRIRSKVQRIDKIIKEIKFGILSPHEIRQMSRVTIVSDRAYDEAGMPIEGGIMDPRMGVVNPGQKCPTCGNTMHDCPGHFGSIELAKPVYHYVFIQYIYDALRATCRRCGKLKLNEDEIEEYLDLYERLTNKWPLHAKRLVSYIKKKAAKAQTCPHCGAKQYKVRLEKPYKFLEERETQVSKLTPIDVQKRLALIPDHHARLLGFDPKEARPEWLVLTVLPVPPIPVRPSIVLESGIRSEDDLTHKLADIVRINNKLRDNLESGASEAMIENLWDLLQYHVATFFDNEIPGVPPSRHRSGKPLRTIAQRLKGKEGRFRANLSGKRVDFSARTVISPDPNISINEVGVPEEVAKILTVPVRVTPWNIEEMRQLVINGPERWPGANYVITPQGQRIDLKFRKDRKELASALKPGYIIERHLQNGDVVLFNRQPSLHRMSIMAHLVRILPGRTFRLNPLVCPPYNADFDGDEMNLHVPQSEEARAEARELMLVEKHILSPRYGGPIIGGLQDYISGAYLLTTVATLLDEKDVAELLGVTGYTGEMPEPAFISPKKVWTGKRLFSVFLPKDFNYSGKANIATGELKCDNEYCFHDSFVVVRNGELVQGVLDKKSIGHEQPKSLMFWLVYEYGPEKAREIYDTAFKMFLKFTEKKGFTTRYDDVKLPEEAKKEIEKAIEEAYAEVDKLIEDYQNGLLEPLPGRTLEETLELLIMDVLAKARDKAGEIAAKYLSPLNNAVIMARAGARGNILNLTQMAAMLGQQSVRGERIKRGYRKRTLPHFKWGDIRPDARGFVKHSFYEGLTPTEVFFHAAGGREGLVDTAVRTSQSGYMQRRLINALQDLKVDYDGMVKGAKGEVYQTIYGDDGVDPMRSAHGESVDVKHVIEKVTGVRLD; translated from the coding sequence ATGGTACGTAAACCAGCTCCCAGAATAAGATCCAAAGTTCAAAGAATAGATAAAATAATAAAAGAGATAAAGTTCGGAATACTCTCGCCCCACGAAATAAGGCAAATGTCCAGAGTAACGATAGTCAGCGACAGGGCCTACGACGAGGCCGGTATGCCCATTGAAGGAGGTATAATGGATCCTAGAATGGGAGTAGTGAATCCGGGACAAAAGTGCCCCACTTGCGGTAATACAATGCACGACTGTCCCGGCCACTTCGGCTCAATTGAGTTGGCTAAACCGGTTTATCACTACGTCTTCATTCAATACATTTACGACGCTCTGAGAGCTACGTGTAGGCGCTGCGGGAAGTTAAAACTCAATGAAGACGAAATTGAAGAGTATTTAGACTTATATGAGAGGTTGACTAACAAGTGGCCATTACATGCGAAGAGACTAGTAAGCTACATAAAGAAAAAGGCTGCTAAAGCGCAAACTTGCCCACACTGTGGAGCGAAGCAGTATAAAGTTAGATTAGAGAAACCGTATAAGTTCTTGGAAGAGCGAGAAACGCAAGTATCTAAGTTAACTCCAATAGACGTGCAGAAGAGATTAGCACTAATCCCGGATCACCACGCGAGACTGCTTGGTTTCGATCCCAAGGAAGCGAGGCCCGAATGGCTCGTTCTAACGGTGTTACCAGTACCTCCCATTCCCGTAAGGCCTTCGATAGTCTTAGAGAGCGGAATTAGGTCTGAAGACGATCTAACGCACAAGCTAGCCGATATAGTAAGGATAAACAACAAGCTAAGGGACAACCTAGAGAGCGGAGCCTCCGAAGCAATGATTGAGAACCTATGGGACTTGCTTCAGTACCACGTGGCCACGTTCTTCGATAACGAAATTCCCGGAGTACCTCCATCCAGGCACAGGTCCGGTAAGCCGCTGAGGACCATAGCTCAGAGGTTGAAGGGTAAAGAAGGAAGGTTCAGAGCTAATCTATCAGGTAAGAGAGTCGACTTCTCTGCAAGAACCGTAATATCTCCCGATCCCAACATTTCAATCAATGAGGTGGGAGTACCTGAAGAAGTAGCGAAGATATTGACCGTTCCAGTAAGGGTAACGCCTTGGAACATCGAAGAGATGAGACAATTAGTAATAAATGGCCCCGAGAGATGGCCCGGAGCGAACTACGTAATTACACCACAGGGACAGAGGATAGACTTGAAGTTTAGGAAAGATAGGAAGGAGCTCGCTAGTGCACTAAAACCCGGTTACATCATAGAAAGGCACTTACAGAACGGGGACGTGGTTCTGTTCAACAGACAACCATCTCTCCATAGAATGAGCATAATGGCACACCTGGTGAGGATTCTACCGGGAAGAACCTTCAGATTGAACCCATTAGTCTGTCCGCCTTATAACGCTGACTTCGACGGAGACGAAATGAACCTTCACGTTCCACAAAGCGAAGAGGCTAGGGCCGAAGCTAGAGAGCTAATGCTCGTCGAGAAGCACATATTGAGTCCGAGATACGGCGGTCCAATAATAGGAGGTCTTCAGGATTACATTTCCGGAGCGTACTTACTAACCACAGTGGCAACGCTACTAGATGAGAAAGACGTTGCCGAGCTATTGGGAGTAACGGGTTATACCGGCGAAATGCCCGAACCAGCGTTCATAAGCCCCAAGAAGGTTTGGACAGGAAAGAGGTTGTTCTCGGTGTTCCTTCCCAAGGACTTCAACTACTCGGGTAAGGCTAACATTGCAACTGGAGAGCTCAAATGTGATAACGAGTACTGTTTCCATGACTCCTTCGTAGTGGTTAGAAACGGTGAATTGGTCCAAGGCGTCCTGGACAAGAAGTCCATTGGACATGAACAACCGAAGAGCTTAATGTTCTGGCTAGTTTACGAATACGGACCAGAGAAGGCGAGAGAGATATACGATACCGCCTTTAAGATGTTCTTGAAGTTCACAGAAAAGAAGGGATTCACTACAAGGTATGACGACGTTAAGCTTCCTGAAGAAGCGAAGAAGGAAATAGAGAAAGCTATAGAGGAGGCGTACGCTGAGGTAGACAAGCTCATCGAGGACTATCAAAACGGTTTGCTAGAACCCTTACCTGGAAGAACTCTCGAAGAGACCCTTGAGTTACTTATAATGGACGTTCTAGCTAAGGCAAGAGACAAGGCTGGTGAAATAGCTGCGAAGTACTTAAGCCCGTTGAACAACGCCGTAATAATGGCAAGAGCGGGCGCAAGAGGTAACATACTGAACTTAACGCAGATGGCAGCTATGTTGGGTCAGCAATCCGTTAGAGGTGAGAGAATTAAGAGAGGATACAGAAAGAGAACGTTGCCTCACTTCAAGTGGGGAGACATTAGACCCGACGCAAGGGGTTTCGTAAAGCATTCGTTCTACGAGGGACTAACTCCAACTGAGGTGTTCTTCCACGCGGCTGGTGGTAGAGAAGGTCTCGTGGACACGGCTGTAAGAACTAGTCAGTCCGGTTACATGCAGAGGAGGTTGATTAATGCTCTTCAAGACTTGAAGGTAGACTACGATGGAATGGTTAAGGGAGCGAAGGGAGAGGTTTACCAAACCATTTACGGTGATGACGGAGTTGATCCAATGAGAAGCGCCCACGGTGAATCGGTTGATGTTAAGCACGTAATAGAAAAAGTTACCGGGGTGAGGTTAGATTGA
- the prs gene encoding ribose-phosphate diphosphokinase, with translation MILACLTPPKGLCSELEEALGLKAQQIEKKKFPDGENYVRIPFKVSDENVVLVHTGFEDQNDRLMELFLTLDVLNDLGAKSITLVMPYMPYARQDRRFREGEAVSIKAIFHILNSFEVDNLVVVNIHKEHSLAHFSGTSINLNALPELAKRVTKESDEIVVVAPDKGASQYAQEVANEIDAPWTFLEKFRDRVTGEVSMTVNEIDVVKGKMALLVDDIVSTGGTLALATKILRENGAKKVIPIIVHALLVGNAPQKLKEAGVEELITANTLYRDYPDFVRVESISNLIVDALDKLLTGRR, from the coding sequence ATGATCCTCGCATGCTTGACTCCACCTAAGGGGTTGTGTAGCGAACTAGAGGAAGCCTTAGGTCTAAAGGCGCAACAGATAGAGAAGAAGAAGTTCCCCGATGGTGAGAATTACGTAAGAATACCTTTTAAGGTGTCAGACGAGAACGTAGTTCTAGTTCATACTGGTTTCGAAGACCAGAACGATCGCCTCATGGAGCTCTTCCTTACATTGGACGTATTGAACGACTTAGGTGCGAAGAGTATAACACTCGTCATGCCTTACATGCCTTACGCCAGGCAAGATAGGAGGTTCCGTGAAGGAGAAGCTGTGTCAATAAAAGCTATCTTCCATATCCTTAATTCGTTTGAAGTGGACAACCTAGTTGTAGTAAACATACATAAGGAACATTCGTTAGCGCACTTCAGCGGGACTTCAATTAACTTAAACGCTTTGCCGGAATTGGCTAAAAGGGTAACGAAGGAATCAGACGAAATAGTTGTTGTAGCGCCAGATAAGGGAGCCTCTCAGTACGCTCAAGAGGTAGCTAATGAGATAGACGCACCTTGGACTTTCTTGGAAAAGTTTAGGGACAGGGTAACTGGTGAAGTAAGCATGACTGTTAACGAAATTGATGTGGTTAAGGGCAAAATGGCACTATTAGTAGACGACATCGTCTCAACGGGAGGTACCCTAGCGTTAGCTACTAAAATACTGAGGGAGAACGGTGCCAAGAAAGTCATCCCAATAATAGTTCACGCACTACTCGTTGGGAACGCTCCACAGAAGTTAAAGGAAGCTGGAGTCGAGGAACTCATTACAGCGAACACGTTATATAGAGATTACCCGGACTTCGTAAGAGTAGAAAGCATCTCGAACTTGATAGTTGATGCGCTAGATAAGCTGTTAACTGGAAGGCGTTAA
- a CDS encoding NusA-like transcription termination signal-binding factor — MPKDVLLTHEEFQCMQIFSDITGASPIDCIIDDKFNRVIALVRPEEVGKAIGRRGAKIKTLKELLKKDVEVVPFSENLEECIKNIFMPAKVESVKVNRTGKVKTVYVRIAEADKGIAIGKNGRNVHKARLILKRHFDIDNLVVV, encoded by the coding sequence ATGCCTAAGGACGTGCTTTTAACTCATGAAGAATTTCAATGCATGCAGATTTTTAGCGATATAACTGGCGCTTCCCCCATAGATTGCATTATAGATGATAAGTTCAATAGGGTAATAGCTTTAGTCAGACCAGAAGAAGTAGGGAAGGCAATAGGTAGAAGAGGTGCTAAGATAAAGACATTGAAGGAACTCTTGAAGAAGGACGTAGAAGTGGTTCCATTCTCTGAAAACCTAGAGGAGTGTATCAAGAACATTTTCATGCCAGCCAAAGTGGAGAGCGTAAAGGTAAACAGGACTGGGAAGGTAAAAACAGTATACGTAAGGATAGCTGAAGCGGATAAGGGGATAGCTATAGGTAAGAACGGTAGAAACGTACATAAGGCTCGATTAATTCTTAAAAGGCATTTCGATATCGACAACTTAGTAGTAGTGTAA
- the rpoA2 gene encoding DNA-directed RNA polymerase subunit A'': MSELIQYAYELVDNYERTVREELGVISRPTFIDNLKESLKKLIESKPDVTKGQVKKIVELTFRYYLRALVEPGEAVGTVAAQSIGEPSTQMTLRTFHYAGVKEFNVTLGLPRLIEIVDARKTPSTPMMTVYLDEEHRYDKEKALEVARRIEMTKVENVTDTIEIDWYENAIIIRLDPDMLEDKGLTREDVIRAINKSRVKGKAEPSPDDEYAVIIRLGTDATLSIMDIQKIKDKILNIKIKGIKDVNRVIVQHRENEYVLVTDGSNLAQVLQVEGVDPTRTVTNSIKEIEAVLGIEAARNAIVNEILDVLENQGLDVDVRHILLLADAMTWMGEVRQVGRHGIAGTKESVLARASFEVTVKQLAEAAVFGEVDELRGVIENIIIGQPIPLGTGMVTLLLNPQALAKRQVVKATPTPEAHGDES, from the coding sequence TTGAGCGAGTTGATCCAATACGCCTACGAATTAGTTGATAACTACGAGAGAACGGTAAGGGAAGAACTAGGGGTAATTTCCAGGCCAACGTTCATTGACAACCTTAAAGAGAGCTTGAAGAAGCTCATTGAATCGAAGCCGGACGTTACGAAGGGTCAAGTAAAGAAGATAGTTGAACTTACGTTCCGATATTACTTGAGAGCTTTAGTGGAACCCGGTGAAGCAGTCGGTACTGTGGCCGCGCAGTCAATAGGCGAACCATCTACACAAATGACCTTGAGAACCTTCCACTACGCAGGTGTAAAGGAATTCAACGTAACCCTAGGTTTACCCAGACTCATAGAAATAGTTGACGCTAGGAAGACTCCGAGCACTCCCATGATGACCGTGTACTTGGATGAAGAACATAGATACGATAAGGAGAAGGCGCTTGAAGTGGCTAGAAGAATAGAAATGACGAAGGTAGAGAACGTCACCGATACTATTGAAATAGATTGGTATGAAAACGCAATAATAATAAGGTTGGACCCGGACATGCTAGAAGACAAAGGTTTAACGAGGGAGGACGTCATAAGGGCCATAAACAAGTCTAGGGTGAAGGGTAAGGCAGAACCTAGCCCCGACGACGAGTACGCTGTTATAATTAGGCTTGGAACTGATGCTACCTTGAGCATAATGGATATCCAGAAGATAAAAGATAAGATACTTAACATCAAGATAAAGGGAATAAAGGACGTAAATAGAGTAATAGTCCAACATAGGGAAAATGAGTACGTATTGGTAACGGATGGATCGAACTTAGCTCAAGTTCTACAAGTAGAAGGCGTAGATCCCACGAGAACGGTTACAAATAGCATTAAGGAAATAGAAGCAGTCTTGGGAATAGAGGCGGCTAGGAACGCAATAGTTAACGAAATCCTAGATGTCTTGGAGAACCAGGGTTTGGACGTAGACGTTAGGCACATCTTACTACTAGCTGACGCAATGACTTGGATGGGAGAAGTCAGGCAAGTAGGTAGACACGGAATAGCTGGAACTAAGGAGAGCGTTCTAGCGAGAGCTTCCTTCGAAGTAACAGTTAAGCAGTTAGCCGAGGCGGCTGTGTTCGGGGAAGTTGACGAATTAAGGGGAGTAATTGAGAACATAATAATAGGCCAGCCGATACCTTTAGGAACCGGAATGGTGACGTTACTTCTAAATCCTCAAGCGCTAGCGAAAAGACAAGTAGTTAAAGCTACCCCGACCCCAGAAGCTCACGGTGATGAATCGTGA
- a CDS encoding 30S ribosomal protein S7, whose amino-acid sequence MERETISPLEPKLFGKWDFDGVEIRDPSLKKYISLRPVWTPYTAGRHEKRRFGKAEVPIVERLINKLMRPGRNMGKKAKIYNVVEKAFDIIYLQTGQNPLQVLVRAIENAAPREETTRIMYGGIVYHVAVDVSPQRRVDLALRFIAEGARLKSFKSTIPLEEALAEEIVAAANDDPKSYAVSKKEEIERIALSSR is encoded by the coding sequence TTGGAAAGGGAGACCATAAGTCCGTTGGAACCAAAGCTCTTCGGTAAGTGGGACTTCGACGGAGTCGAGATAAGGGACCCTAGCCTGAAAAAGTACATATCCCTAAGGCCTGTCTGGACTCCCTACACGGCTGGTAGACACGAGAAGAGGAGGTTCGGAAAAGCTGAAGTACCGATAGTTGAGAGGTTAATAAATAAGTTAATGAGACCCGGGAGGAACATGGGTAAGAAGGCCAAGATATACAATGTGGTAGAGAAAGCTTTCGATATAATATACTTGCAAACAGGTCAAAATCCACTCCAAGTATTAGTGAGGGCAATAGAGAACGCAGCGCCTAGGGAAGAGACCACTAGAATAATGTACGGTGGTATAGTTTATCACGTAGCAGTGGACGTCAGTCCCCAAAGAAGGGTTGATCTAGCTTTGCGATTCATTGCGGAAGGAGCCAGATTGAAGTCTTTCAAGAGTACTATACCACTTGAAGAAGCGCTAGCCGAGGAAATAGTTGCAGCAGCAAACGACGATCCGAAGAGCTACGCAGTCAGTAAGAAAGAGGAGATAGAGAGAATAGCCCTATCCTCGAGGTAA
- a CDS encoding 50S ribosomal protein L30e, with product MTAVEAELKTALRTGEVKLGAKTTIKLLKLGKAKAAIVAQNAPTEVRRDILYYAKLGDIPVYVYPGTSKELGTLCAKPFVVSALAIIDEGDSKIVDAIRRESNVR from the coding sequence GTGACCGCAGTAGAAGCTGAGTTGAAGACGGCATTGAGAACGGGAGAAGTGAAGCTCGGAGCGAAGACTACAATAAAGCTCTTGAAATTAGGAAAGGCAAAGGCGGCTATTGTAGCGCAGAACGCACCTACGGAGGTAAGGCGAGACATATTATATTACGCGAAACTAGGCGATATACCAGTATACGTCTATCCGGGCACTAGTAAGGAACTAGGCACCTTGTGTGCCAAGCCCTTCGTAGTCAGTGCGTTAGCAATAATAGATGAAGGCGACTCAAAGATAGTAGATGCTATTAGAAGGGAGAGCAACGTGAGGTGA
- a CDS encoding 30S ribosomal protein S12 — MPGKKAPNGLYAARKLERKRLKFRWSQREFKRRMLKLKEKYDPLEGAPMAKGIVLEKVGVEARKPNSAIRKCVRVQLVKNGKVVTAFVPGDGGLNVISEHDEVVIVGIGGPRGRSMGDIPGVRYKVVLVNGVSLDAILKGKKQKPVR, encoded by the coding sequence GTGCCCGGTAAGAAAGCTCCTAACGGGCTGTATGCGGCTAGGAAGCTAGAGAGGAAGAGATTGAAGTTCAGATGGAGTCAGAGGGAGTTCAAGAGGAGAATGTTGAAGCTAAAGGAGAAGTACGACCCATTAGAAGGAGCTCCTATGGCCAAGGGAATAGTCCTTGAAAAGGTAGGCGTAGAGGCGAGAAAGCCTAACTCCGCAATAAGAAAGTGCGTTAGGGTTCAATTAGTAAAGAACGGTAAGGTCGTTACTGCATTCGTACCAGGAGACGGTGGTTTGAACGTAATTTCCGAACACGACGAAGTGGTGATAGTAGGTATCGGCGGTCCAAGAGGAAGATCGATGGGTGACATCCCAGGAGTCAGATACAAGGTAGTTTTAGTAAACGGTGTATCCCTCGACGCTATCTTGAAAGGGAAGAAGCAGAAGCCAGTGAGGTAA
- a CDS encoding Cdc6/Cdc18 family protein: protein MLSADLDDILEDVFERVSKSRIFKNRDVLMPDFLPNRLPHREEQIRKVASVLAQALKGYRPNNLFLYGLTGTGKTAVVKLVTKKLSEKARERGVRLKVAFVNTKRDDTPYRVLSKLLENIGFRVPPTGIATAQLYANFKRLLDKRDLLLIIVLDEIDYHVKKHGDDLLYKLTRINEELRNSKVSIIGITNDVNFTSWLDPRVKSSLSEEELVFPPYTAPQLEDILRDRAQMAFEDEALEEGVIPFCAALAARERGDARKALDLLRVAGELAEREGRNKVTTEHVKKAWEQIEKDRVIEVVRSLPLHSKLILLAIAKLTKDGTVTYTGEVYKLYKEFTSDLGIETLTLRRVSDLIGELDMLGLISTQVVSRGKRGMTRVINLESDYKSVIKGLKDDPRVAEIAGLI, encoded by the coding sequence GTGCTGTCAGCCGACCTAGACGATATACTCGAAGACGTCTTTGAAAGGGTATCGAAGTCAAGGATATTTAAGAACAGGGACGTGTTAATGCCCGATTTCCTACCTAATAGATTACCCCACCGAGAGGAACAGATAAGGAAGGTAGCTAGCGTGTTAGCCCAAGCCCTCAAGGGCTATAGACCCAACAACCTATTCCTTTACGGCTTAACCGGAACGGGTAAGACTGCCGTAGTTAAGCTCGTTACAAAGAAATTAAGTGAAAAGGCCCGCGAAAGGGGCGTTAGACTCAAGGTCGCTTTCGTTAATACTAAGAGGGACGATACCCCCTATAGAGTGCTTTCTAAACTCTTGGAGAACATAGGATTCCGGGTTCCCCCTACAGGAATTGCTACTGCCCAACTTTACGCTAATTTCAAGAGGCTTTTAGACAAGCGAGACTTACTACTAATAATAGTGCTCGACGAGATCGATTACCACGTTAAGAAACACGGTGACGATTTGCTTTACAAGCTCACAAGGATAAACGAGGAACTGAGGAACTCTAAAGTATCTATAATAGGAATAACTAACGACGTGAACTTCACGAGCTGGTTAGATCCTAGGGTTAAAAGTTCTCTAAGTGAAGAAGAGTTGGTGTTTCCACCCTACACTGCCCCTCAACTTGAAGACATATTAAGAGATAGGGCGCAAATGGCCTTCGAGGATGAGGCTCTCGAGGAAGGCGTGATACCCTTCTGTGCCGCCCTCGCCGCTAGGGAAAGAGGTGATGCGAGGAAAGCGCTCGATTTACTTAGAGTGGCTGGGGAGCTAGCGGAAAGGGAAGGGAGAAACAAAGTAACTACGGAGCACGTTAAGAAGGCATGGGAACAAATAGAGAAGGATAGGGTAATAGAAGTCGTTAGGTCATTACCGCTCCATAGCAAATTGATACTATTGGCTATAGCTAAGTTGACTAAGGACGGAACGGTTACTTACACCGGCGAAGTATACAAGCTCTACAAAGAGTTCACTTCGGATTTAGGAATAGAGACGTTAACTCTAAGGAGGGTCAGTGATCTGATAGGTGAACTAGATATGCTTGGCTTGATTAGCACGCAAGTAGTCAGTAGGGGTAAGAGGGGGATGACCAGAGTAATAAACTTGGAGAGCGATTACAAGTCCGTGATAAAGGGCCTTAAAGATGATCCCAGAGTGGCCGAAATCGCTGGCCTCATTTGA